In Nitrospira sp. MA-1, the genomic window AAAAAGCGGCATCAATTTGAAACGTATCCCACCACCCATTTCTTTTCCAATGGAATGCTTGTGCTCACCAAAGAGGGCAAACTAGAACCCGCCGAACTTGCCAGCTTGATTCGACAATCTTTCTCTATTCAAACCTAGATTCTGTTTTGGTGGATCTATATTGATCCATATTCCACACCTGGCTGGCAGAGGTTTCATTTTGACCAGCAGAATATACCGATTTTCCCCAGCGACAGGTCTTTGAATGTGTTGAAGGGTTTTGAGATTCAGAGCTATACAGAATAAACAGCCACAGCGCCTGGTTGCTGGCTCACGGAGACTCGATAGAGAGGTGGTGCTTCGAAGTGGGGCACCAGTGTTTCCCAGATGACTTTTGCAAGCGCGGAATCTGTAACGGGGATGTTGGCAAAGGCCTGATCCTGGCTCAGATTTCGTTGGTCAAACCTTGTAATGACATGGGTTCTGACGATTTGATCCACAGTGTCTAAATTCATAACCTGCCCTGTGTCTGGGGAAATTAGGCCTTTGATGGCAATCCACAGATCATAATCATGTCCTTGGGGATTACTCGTCCTGAGTTGATGCACTGCAGAAAATGCATAGCGTCGAGCGATTAAGGCCGAATCTCTTTGGGAGGATTGGAGATCTCCATCCATGAAGCTCGCGTTCACTTCAGCGTAGAGGGTTTCGTCTTCGTAAAGACGAAGTGCATCTGGATTAGGAAGGTCTGGATGCTTTTCTAAAATGTGCCATAGGATAATTGCAAAATTTTCGGTTGTGGGAATTCGTTCAGAAAAATAGGGAGTATCAAGATTTAAGTTTTTATGATCAAATTGTTCCAGAACCGCATTTAAAATGTTTTTTAAATCATATAAATTGATGATCATTCCTGTGACAGGATCGATGTCCCCACGCAAGGTGACTTCCAATAAATAATTATGGCCATGGGTATTCACATTATTACAGAGATCAAAAACGGCACGGTTTTTTGCGTCGTCCCATTGAGGGTTGTGGTAGCGGTGGGAGGAGCAAAACTCTAGGCGTTTGGTGAGGGTCGCTTTAGGCATGGGGAACCTCTATAAAAAAGAAAAGGGCTGGAGCTTGGTTGCCTATGGGAGTCCAAGTCCAGCCCTAATTGGTTAGGGGTCTGAGAGAATATTTTTTAGGTCGAGAACGAGCTTCCACATCCACAGGTGGACTTCGCTTGAGGATTTTTAATGGCAAATCCCGACCCTTGCAGACTATCCACGTAATCGACTTCTGCGCCGCTGAGCATTGGGGCGCTCTGGGAATCCACAATGACCTTCACGTCGCCTTTTTCAATGATGGTGTCATCGTCGCTGGTTTTATCTTCAAACGACATTCCATATTGATAGCCGCTGCAGCCGCCGCCTTTGACGTAAATGCGCAAGCCGACGGAATTTTCTTCTTCTTTAATCAGTTCCTTAATTTTCTGCTCTGCAATCTCAGTAATCGTTACCATAGTTGTTGTATCCTCCTTTTAATCACACATTTTTTGTAGCTTCATCTTTCCTTTCAATCGGTTGAAAGGAGTTCAACATTGAGCTTACATCTTAAAGCACGACTTTTATTCTTGTCAATTTATAGAAGGACTGAGAGGTTGCGGAATCATGAAGAGTAAATGATGCATCACTCAAGATCTTTTAGCCATTCCTGCCTCAACTCCTGAGGAACTGGGGCTTCTGTGCGATATTGAGGGTGGAGGATAGTCAGAAAGGCAGGGACTTCATCCTGGGCCAAGAGGTCTCGAAAGGTTTGGGTGGTGGAAAATCGTACAAAATGCACGGCACTGATTTTATCTTCCTTGCTATGCCCAGCCTCAAAATTTGCAAAAACTGAGGTATCCCCAACCTTGAGGCCCACGGTATCGGACTGGTCAATATTCTGAAAAGAATCCAGCATCGATTGAATTTTTTCGGAATCGGTGATTTCGATAAACAGTGTGGCGCTCAATTCATCACGACCTGGTAGCAAAGCATTGTACACGTCACATTCTTCCTGAATTTTTCCGGGATCAAAGATTCGCTCTATTCGAATCATTTCTTGTATTTGAAATAGCAGGGTTTCACGATTCTCAAACACGAGTGTCACGAGTTCCCCTACAGAAATACGGCGCCGTTTTTTAAGCGTAATAATTCGTTGCCGAATGTCGGCACGATTTTCTTCATATTGAGCGGCTGAGAGGAGGTCTTGTGGTGTGAGCAGGTTCATGGTGTTAATCCATAGGCGTTACGAACGACTTGAATAGGGTGAAGGGTCGATTGCGTTGGTGCAGTTTGAAGCGCCTGGTCCAGTTGTAGGGCCGACAGAGGGCAATCGGAGGCGACGACGTCGAAAGGCTCCTCTTGAATTTCTCGCACAGCTTTTTTGGCGATTTTCATTGAGAGATCAAAAAATTCAGTCTTGGCACTCCAGGCTCCATCATGGCCGGAACATTTTTCGATCAGATGAACCGTGGCCCCGGTCAGCTCCAACAATTCTTTTGATTTGAAGCCGATATTCTGATCACGTAAATGACAGGGAATTTGATAGGCCACGCGTCCAGGATTGAACTGGAAATCAAGGGAAAGCTTGCCTTCCCGTTTGAGCCGCATTAAATATTCACAAAGATCAAACGTGCGCTCACTCAAGTGCTTCATTTCAGGTGTGGGTTTGAGGTAAGGGTATTCCCGTTTGAACATCAGGCTACAACTGGGAGCTGGCACGACGATGTCATATCCCTGATCGAGATAGGGCGCAAAGAGTCGATATTGAGACTCGGCAATCTTGGCCATTCCATCGGTATCACCCAAGTCAAACCGTGGCATCCCACAGCACTGCTGGTCAGGGGGCACCACGACCTCAATGCCATTTTTCTCTAAAATTTGCACTGTGGCCTTCCCGATATCAGTCACCTGATATGTCACCAGGCAGCTTGGGAAGAAGGCCACTTTTCCCTGGCTGCGGGATGCGGGAGCCGGCTTCCGCTGGTTCCACCATTGGGTGAAGGTCTGGGATTGAAACGGAAGGACCTGACGGTTTTTGTGCACGCCCACCATACGTTCAGCCAGACTACGAAGCCAAGGGGTGCGAAGGGCCCAATTGGTTAGCGGGGCGGTCAGGCTGCCCAACTTTCCGATTAAATCGGTTTGGATCAGGAGTTTGTCACGCCATGTGGCGCCACCTTCAGCCGTCCGCTGCTTTTTCCAGGCAGCCATGAGCCGGGGGAAATCCAAATCATATTGATGGGGCGGAGAATAAGGACAATGGTTGAAACAGAGTTTGCAGTAATAGCATTCCTGTTCAACCTTTGTGAAATCCTGTGGGGTGAATTTTGTTGAGTCGCTCTCATACTCATCAATCCGGTCAATAAGCGTATTGAACGACGGACATAAGTTAAAGCATCGTCGACATCCGTCACAGACATCGAAGATCCGTCGGGTCTCGGTTTCGAGCTGAGACCGCGTCCAGCCGGGCGTGATAAGGTCAAATTTTGGCACAGGTTGTGACGTCGCTTGAAAAGGCTTTGGAAGACTGATTGCAGGGCGGCAACCTTTTTCATCAGCCACCGCCATGCGTCATAATGCCGAAATTATCAGCCCTGTTTCAGAGTTTCCAGCCCTTTCGTGAACCGGTTCGCATGGGATCGTTCCGCTTTAGCCAATGTTTCAAACCATTCGGCAAGTTCCTCAAGGCCTTCATCCCGAGCGGTTTTCGCCATACCGGGATACATCTGGGTGTATTCATAGGTCTCACCTTCAATCGACGCTTTCAAATTGGCTTCGGTGTTGCCAATCGGCACGCCGGTGGCAGGATCACCGACTTCTTTCAAAAAGTCCAAGTGCCCAAACGCATGCCCGGTTTCAGCTTCCGAGGTATCACGAAAGAGACCGCCGATATCGGTATAGCCTTCAATATCCGCGCGTCGGGCGAAATATAAATAGCGCCGATTCGCTTGCGATTCGCCGGCAAACGCCGCTTTTAAGTTTTCATGGCTCTTCGTGCCTTTAAGAGCTTTTCCCATGGAGTCCTCCTTTAACGGTTGTGGGGTGTAACCCCGATGATGAATGGTTGATTGAGCGCCCGCGGTGGCGGCGACAGGAGCCGCAATATCCACGGAAGGCGACTTGATAACTGGTAATTTCAAAATCTTTGGGAATGCCGGCCGGGGAGGTCAGGCGATTTAATCGGGGATCCATGACATCGACAATGGCTTGGCACTCCACACAAATCAAATGGTGATGGGGAGACAGGTTGGCATCAAATCGAGCCCGGGTATGGCCAATATTGACTTCATGGATCAAGCCGGAGGTACGTAAGACCCCAAGGGTGTAGTAGACGGTGTTCAGAGACATCATGGGAAATTGCGGAGCGACTTGGGTAAAGAGATCTTCCGCTGTCGGATGCGCAGTACTGCGGAGGAGCGCGTCGTAAATGGCCGTTCGCTGCGGAGTCGTTTTCAATCCGCAGCCCTGGAATTTCTGCTTGATGTCATTAAAAGAAATATCCATTCTATTCCTATTTAAGAATAATTACTATTTAACAAAGATCTCACGAATGGGTCAACCGAAGTCCGCCGACTGCATTGGAGCAAGCAAAGCCAAGATGATATTGGGAGGGTCCGTACTTCGGTGAGTCGTGCCTTAGAGATAGTTAACGTTCTTTAGGAACCCACTGTCGCCATCCTTGGCCTTCGTGTCCAAACTGAAAATGGGTGGGATGAAGGATCTCAGCCAAAATTTCAAGGGATTCAACCAGGCGCGGTCCCGGACGGTTGAAAAACTGGTTCCCATCTGTCAGGTACACCTTCTGATTTTGCACCGCTCGTAACTGTGGCCAAAAAGGATGGGATGTCATGACCGGCATTTCTTCTTGAATGCGAGCCATTGAAAACCCACACGGCATCAAAACCAGGAAATCCGGATCCGAGTCCACCAAGGCTTCCCAGGTTATCCAGGGGGCATGTTTCCCCTGCTGTCCAAAGACCGATTGACCTCCGGCCAGATGAACCAGTTCGGGTACCCAGTTGCCGGCAGCCATCAGCGGTTCCATCCATTCGATGCAGGCGACAGTGGGGGGAGTCAGTTGTTGTTGGGAATATTCGGCAATGTCGCCCATGCGTTGGTGGGCCTGTTTCATAAATTCCTGCCCGGCAGCTTGCTGTCCTAATCCTTCCGCCACTCTGGTCAGATCGTCCCAAACCCCTGATAAGTCCTGTGCGCTCAAGGAAATCAATGTGGGTGACGACCCAACTAAGTCGTGAAGGGCCCGCTGCACCTCATTCGCACTCACTGCACACACCTCACATTGGGTCTGGGTGACGATGACATCCGGTTGTAAGTTTTGCATCTGGTCGACCAGGACCTCATACAAGGAAAGGGCTGTCTGAAGACGTTCCGAAACCTGGGCATGGATAGCTTGGCTTGTTCCCTCAGCATTCACCGTGGCTTGAGTACAAACAGGCAGTTGGGTAATGTCAGAAGGAAAATCGCATTCGTGTGACCGGCCGACAAGCTGAGCGCGGCAGCCCAATGTGCAGACCATTTCTGTTCCGCTAGGAATCAACGACACAATTCGAGAAGACACAATATTTCCTTGAAGGAGAATAGGATGGGGAGGAATAATTGCTCATCCTACCTGAGGAGGGCAGGGCATCCGCAACATCTTTTTGTTTGCTTGTGCTGTTCGGGAGGGAGCCGGAAGAGAATGGAAGCTACCTTCCATCTATGGTACAAAGGTACATTCACCATGATCCGGCAAAACAATATCGATCATGTCTTGTGTATACCAAAATCAAAATCGCTATTGATCACAGAAATCTGATCTGCATTTATCAAGGAGGTATGTATGGCAGCCAAAGCGTATATTCTCATGAAAGTCAAAGCAGGAAAAGTCCAAGACGTATTAGAGACCCTCAAAGCCCTTTCTGGCGTGGAACAAGCTCATGCCTGTTTCGGTCAGCCGGATATCTTTGGTCTGGTCAATGCGCCTGATGACCGCGCACTGTCCAACCTCATCATGGCCAAAATCCACACAATCCCTGGAGTGGAAGAAACTGACACCCACATCGTCGTCCAGGATTAGTTTTTCTTTATCCTTGCGGTAGAAGCGGGGGACGACTCAAGGGGTAGGACCAAGAGCCCAGGACGAACTGAGGATTCTGGATGAGATGGAGAACACCTATGCTCCAGATTGTGGCCAGTTGCTTCCTCGTATTTACCATCCATCCAGGCGCTTCTGTTAGGCCGAGAGAGAACGAGAGAGAAAAGGATGCTGTAAAGAAAAAGCCGGGGTCTTTTGACCCCGGCTTTTGTCGTGATTCCGATTCGATATGAAATGAAATATTGAGATCAGAACAAACCGGATGCATGGCCGGAATTGGCCATGAAAAATAGCATAGGTATGGACAGTAGGGTATTGGTGCGTGACGCCAATAGAGCCATCCGCCCGGCCTTGGCTTTTTCTTCGGGTGTGGCTTCCTTGAGCCCAAGGACTTTCTTCTGATTGGGCCAAATGATTCCCCACACATTCAGCAACATGATCGTACCCAGCCAGGCGCCCATGCCGATCACGGCATCCTGTCCCTGCAGCATAAAGGCACTTCCCATCCGATGCTGATTCATCAGTAAGGCGGCGCCAAATATCCAGGTAAACAGGGCTCCCCAGCGAAACCACCAGAGTGCATTGGGCACCAGGTGTTTAAAGGCTTCAGCTTTGGTTTCGGGTGTGACGGCTTTGAGAAATGGCACTTGGATGAAATTAAAGTAATAGAGAATTCCAATCCAGGTAATGCCCGCGAGGAAATGTCCCCACGCTAATAAACTTTCCATAAAATGTCCTCGTATTCGTTAGGTTGATTAATTTAATTGTCGGAGGTGAGAGGTGTCACACCAGCATTTTGACCAGGCCGTACAGGACCACGGTCAATACAAAGCCAGCAATGATGGTGCCAGAGATCGTATCGAGCGGATTGCCCATTGTCTTCCTCCTTTATTGTTCGTAGAAATGAGAAGCGGGTTGTGTCATGTGGCGTACGGAATGTAGCCAACAACTATCTGGTGCCATAGCGTAACGTAGACCGGCTATCTTGTTCAAGATATCTGACAAAAGGATTCGCAATCCTTCACTTTTGGATGTTCCGACGCGTCTTTGGTGGAGTAGAAGCCGGTAGACAGAACCGCCACAGTTTCTTTGCCCATTCTCCCGCATAGTCCACGCCAATTCGAGGCAGAGTCTGAATCTGTTTTGGCGAGACGGCCAGACCGTGGTTTTCGATCCAAAGCGTGGTGCCGATGGTGGCATCCAATCCGTTATGGGTACGATCAATTTCTAGAAATCGGCAGACCCGACCAGGACCGTCGATGCGTCGGGGCAAATCCGGCGAATGATCTTTGCCCAGGATTTCCAGTCCTCGAATTAAGACTGCGGCAGGATATTCTTCCTGTTCGGTCACGATATTGAGACAGTGGTACATTCCATAAATCAGATACACATAGGTGAAGCCAGCCGGGCCAAACATGATTTCTGTACGTTTCGTTCGACCTTTGGAGGCATGACAGGCTTTATCTTTGGGTCCGACATAGGCTTCCGTATCCACAATTTTAGTCTGAATCGTACCGGTTGGAGCCTGCTTAATCAGTACTTTCCCCAGCAATTCCTTGGCGACCTTCAACGTCGGTCGTTCATAAAAATCTCGTAATAAGGGGTTTGGAAGCTTTGCGGTCATAGGGAATTAGGTGACATGAGGGCCGTAGGGCGGCAGAGTGGTCAACCGTCCATCGTCAAGTGGTCCGCCAACCGTGAAATGATAGAGCGATTGCCACTTGGTTTGAGGATGAACGCCGAGCACCCGATGCACCGGATCATCAAAAAAACAGCCGATCCCCGTTGACCGGATTCCAGCCGCTTCGGCCTCCAAATAGAGCACCTGGCCGATCAGCCCGGCTTCCCAAAACAACCGTTTGTAAAACCACGGGCCGAACGTGTCTAAGCTGTCATCGAATTCTGCCACCATTCCGAGAGCGAACGCACTGTCACCTGCAATGTCCTGTCCGCAACTGAGTTGTTTGGCCAGGTTTTGGGCGTTGCCTTCTTCTAGCAGATAGAGCGGAAGATCGCGTGGGCATGCTTCAGGAGTCGACCAGACAAACTGCTCATGCATCGCGCTTTTAAAAGACGAGATGTCCCGGTGGTTCGGACTTCGGTTGAGCCAATACAGACCCGGTGAGAGCCCGTCTATGCGGTGAATGAACAAAAAGAGGTGAATCGTGGGTTCCCAGGGAATGGCATCCCAGGGCATGGGGCGATCCGGAAGAGGCAAGCCCCCACTTGGCATAATCCGTTGCAACATGGTGAAAAAACGATCGGCGGAGAGGCCGGTTCGTCCGTCAAATGAGACGGCGCTCCGTCGTTGATGGATGATCTGCCCTGCCAAGGGTTCGGGTTCAAATTCTTCTCGTTCGTTCATAGGGGCAGTTGGGGAATGAAAGGTCATGCGTTCGGGTTCTTGGGTCGATTTCCAGGACGCGTCTGAGACGGAATCGATTATTTCCCACAAAACCGGCTCATCTTTGCTCAAACGGTTTGCCGTGCCTTTCCACTCCCCTGATGACAGCATTGCATCATCGATTTCGTGGAATGCCAGATTCAGAGTGGGAGGGGGTTGAAGGTTTCCTGGCCAGACGGCCGCCAATAGTTCCGGGAATTCTGGTTCGGCCTGGTGGAAGTCCTGTTTTCGAGTCAAACCCAAGAGCCGTGCAATCGTCTCGTCCGTCGTGCCACTCAACACCAACAAATTCCAGCCTAAGGTGGCCGCGGCAATTCGCAACGTGCCAATGGCATGGCCCATATCATGTTGGCAGTATCGAAAGGCCCGCTCTCCATATTTCCATGCTTCCCGCCAATGAATAGACGTGAGGCCTACCAGAAATCCCTCAGAAGGCATGCCTTGGAGTATCGATTGGGCGAGTTCAGGAGGAAGAGCCCAACGGTGTTCAAGGGCATGTTCCTTCGGAGCATAGTGGTACAGCCCTGGTTCCACTAAAAGGTGAGGCAGGGAACCTGTGAAGAGATACCCCTCCGTGGGGTGGAGGTTGCCGCTGGAAGGATTACTTCGTAATGCCCAGCTGGTTCCGTTGTAAGCTTTCCACGCCGTGAGTGATAACCCATATTCGAAGAAGCGAGAGAGGGTGTTGAGGGTCATGGGTTGTGAAGGGATCGAATGTGGATAAAAGAGAGACTCATAGGCTGGCGAAAGCGGGTCTTCGTCGAGTGTAAGATGAGGAAGCGCGATGAGCGGAGCGCCTTCGAATCGGCGAAAGGGGTTGGGCTGATTCGCCCAATCTAAATGTCCTAACGAGCGGGCGTACCGGTTGAACTCATGTTTGGTCTGCTCATGGTAGTGCTTAACGCGATCAAGAGCAGTTCTGGCTTCCTGTTGGGCGATGTCGGTCTTCATAAAGGCAAGTGTAGCACCGTGAGAGGGGAGTGGAACAAGAAGGCCTGTCCCGCCTCGGCGGGTCGGCTTTAGAACCAGGTCTATTTAGGCGGGAGGGGTCTACACGTCCAGATTGTCAGCCAACCCGGCGTTGGCCATGAGAAATTCGTATCGGGCCTCTGTGCGTTTGCCCATCAAATCTTGAAAGGTCCGGTCGGTGTGCAGTTCATCTAACAGTTCGACTTTGAGTAAACGACGCGTGTCGGGGTGTAAGGTAGTGACTTTAAGCTGTTGAGGAAACATTTCTCCTAACCCTTTAAAGCGGCTGATGGTCGGATTGGCATTGCTTCGCGCCCCGCCTACGATGCGTTCCTTTTCTTCGTCGGTGCCGGCCCAGTGGACTTCTTTCCCGATTTCAATTCGGTAAAGAGGTGGTTGAGCAATGTAGACATGGCCTTGCCGGATGAGATCAGGCATGTGCCGGAAGAAAAACGTCAGTAACAGTGTGCTGATGTGATAGCCGTCAATATCGGCATCCATCAACAGGATGATTTTATGGTACCGGAGTTTTTTGAGATCAAAGTCTTTGCCGACCCCACAGCCCAGGACTTTTACGACATCGGCCAGCTCTTTATTTTCCACCACTTTGGCCAGCGTGAGTTCTTCCGTATTCAGCACCTTTCCCCGAATGGGAAGAATGGCTTGATTTTTTAAGTCACGACCTTGTTTGGCTGTCCCGCCTGCGGAGTCGCCCTCGACGATAAACAGTTCGCTGATGGTTGGATCCGTGCTCTGGCAGTCGGCCAGTTTTCCCGGAAGATTGAGACGATGGCTGATGGCCGACTTTCGCATCACGGCTTTGGAGGCTTCACGTGAAGCCTCACGGGCTCTGGCCGCCAGCAACATACGACCCACGAGGGTTTCGGCAATGCTTTGATTTTCGTTGAGATAGGTTTCAAAGGCCGGTCGAATCAGACTATCCACTTGTGCCTGCACTTCCGGATTATTGAGCCGTTCCTTCGTTTGACCCTGAAACTGCGGGTGGAGGACAAGCACGCTCAAGACGGCCGCCATGCCCTCGCGAATGTCTTCGGCTTGGAGGGACAGGCCTTTGGGCGTAAGATTATGGGTGTCGATATAGTTGCGTGCAGCCTTCACGATGCCGCCACGTAATCCCATTTCATGCGTGCCACCATTGGGGGTTGCCACGCCATTGACGTAACTTTTGACAAATTCGGCGGGTTCATCGGTCCATTGCAAGGCCACTTCCATACTCAGACTCTGCGATGTTCCTTGAGGGCCTGGCGAGCCATTTTTTAATTGGCGTTCCAGGTAAAAGACGAAATCGACTGTCGTTTTTCGACCGCGATCCGCCACTAATTTTCGCAAGTATTCCTGGATTCCCTGTTCGTGATGGAACAGATGAGTTTCTCCGGTGGTGCCATCTTTAAACGTGAGCTTAAGCCCTTTGTGCAGATAGGCCTTGGCATCCAGCGTTTCCTGCAACACGGCAGGGTCGAATTGAATCGTTTTGCCAAAGATTTTTGGATCGGGACGAAAATAGACCGAGGTCCCGGTTCCTCGGGCATTACCCAAGGCTTTGACGGGACCTTGGGGCACACCTGCTTGATACGTCTGTTCCCATTCCTTGCCCTCACGTTTGACCTGAACTTCCAAGTGACGGGACAGGGCATTCACGACCGAAGCGCCGACCCCATGCAAGCCCCCGGAATGGATGTAACTTCCCGTATCAAACTTACCTCCGGCATGTAAGGTCGTCATAATAATTTCCAATGCCGACTTTTTGTGTTTGGGATGTTTATCCACCGGAATGCCACGACCGTTGTCGGTGATGCGGAGACCTTCACGGGATTTATCCAATTCCACGATGATGTGAGTGGCGTAGCCATTGATGACTTCATCGATGGCGTTATCCAGAATTTCCCAGACTAAATGGTGCAGCCCCGTCTTATCGGTGCCTCCGATATACATCGCAGGGCGGCGTCGGACGGGTTCAATACCCTCCAGCACCAAGATGTCACTGGCATCATATGTTTTACCCATGAACGAATCCTCGTGAGTGAATGAGAATGAAAAAGGTCAACAGGGTCTTTGTAAAATTCACCTGGAAGCTAAGGGGCACCTTCTGATTGGAAGATCGGAACGGTTAATTCAGCTGGAACCATGCCGGTCAGGCGACCCCGCCTAAACAAGGGATGCCCTTTTCCTCCACGCCCAACCACCTGGTACTTGCGAAGAGAGACGGAAAGGGTTCCCCCGTCTTCTTTTATAAGCACCAGTTCCTCTTCTTTTGAGGACAATAAGCTAAATCCTACCACGGTATCGTCCCCGTCTAATTTCAAAACGATGACTCCACGTCCGGGTCCGGCCAGTTGCGCGACCTCCTCGGCCTGACAGAGCAAGGCTCGTCCTTGAGCCGAGACGACGGCCACGACGGTTTTTTTCAGAGGAGCGGTCACCTGGCTGACCCCGACGACTTCTTCCCCTTCCTTGAGTTTACAAAATTTTCGGCCAAGACGGGTCGAAGGCTCCTGGAAGGTGTCT contains:
- a CDS encoding DNA topoisomerase IV subunit B — translated: MGKTYDASDILVLEGIEPVRRRPAMYIGGTDKTGLHHLVWEILDNAIDEVINGYATHIIVELDKSREGLRITDNGRGIPVDKHPKHKKSALEIIMTTLHAGGKFDTGSYIHSGGLHGVGASVVNALSRHLEVQVKREGKEWEQTYQAGVPQGPVKALGNARGTGTSVYFRPDPKIFGKTIQFDPAVLQETLDAKAYLHKGLKLTFKDGTTGETHLFHHEQGIQEYLRKLVADRGRKTTVDFVFYLERQLKNGSPGPQGTSQSLSMEVALQWTDEPAEFVKSYVNGVATPNGGTHEMGLRGGIVKAARNYIDTHNLTPKGLSLQAEDIREGMAAVLSVLVLHPQFQGQTKERLNNPEVQAQVDSLIRPAFETYLNENQSIAETLVGRMLLAARAREASREASKAVMRKSAISHRLNLPGKLADCQSTDPTISELFIVEGDSAGGTAKQGRDLKNQAILPIRGKVLNTEELTLAKVVENKELADVVKVLGCGVGKDFDLKKLRYHKIILLMDADIDGYHISTLLLTFFFRHMPDLIRQGHVYIAQPPLYRIEIGKEVHWAGTDEEKERIVGGARSNANPTISRFKGLGEMFPQQLKVTTLHPDTRRLLKVELLDELHTDRTFQDLMGKRTEARYEFLMANAGLADNLDV